The Streptomyces sp. NBC_00569 genomic sequence AGCGCGGGGGTGGCCCCATCGTAGGGAGACACTATCGTCCGCGCGGCGGGGGTGTCTGCCGCGATCCGCAGGGTGAGAACTATCCGCGCAGGAAACTCACGATTCCGTCAGACATCCCCTGCGCCGCCTTCTGCCGCCACGCGCCGCTCGTCAGCAGGGCCGCGTCCTTCGCGTCGCGCATGTTGCCGCACTCGATGAACACCTTCGGCCGGGTGGAGAGGTTGAGGCCTCCCAGGTCCTTGCGCACGTCGAGGCCGGTGCCCCCGCCGATGTAGTTCGAGGGGGCCGAGCCCGTGGCGCGCAGGAAGTTGCCCGCGACGCGCTCGCCGAGGTCGCGCGAGGGGCCGGCGATCGCCGTGGTGTCGGCGGAACCGGACTTCACGGATGCGGGAAGGATCACATGGAAGCCGCGGTTGCCCGCCGCGGAGCCGTCGGCGTGCACGGAGATCACCGCGTCCGCGTGGGCCTTGTTGCCGATCCGGGCGCGCTCGTCCACGCACGGGCCCCAGGAGCGGTCGCCGTTCTGGGTCAACTCGACGGTGGCGCCCTGCTGTTGGAGCAGGGTGCGCAGCCGGCGCGAGACGTCGAGGGTGAACTGGGCCTCGGTGTAACCGGCGTTGGTCGACGTGCCCGTCGTATCGCACTCCTTGCGGTTCGTCCCGATGTCGACGAGCCGGTTGATCTCCGTGGTGTGCCGGAAGTTGCCCGGATTGTGACCCGGGTCGATGACGACGACCTTGCCCTTGAGGGGGCCGGATCCGGCGGGCTTCGAGGAGGAGGCGGGCGCCTTCGACTTCGAGGGGGTGGCGCTCGGCGACCCGTCGCCCTTCTTGCCGTCGTCGGACTTCGACGGGGAGGGGGACGTCGTGTCCGCCCCCGCCGTCGACGACTGGCTCGCGGCGGGCAGCGTCTTCGCGGGCTCGTTCTCGCCCGGGCCGCCCGCCACCTGCCAGATCAGCCACCCGGCGAGAGCCGTCGGAACGAGCGCGGCGAGCGTCACGGTCAGCGGACCGCCGCTGAACCGGCGCGGCCGCCGGGGGCCGTCCCCGTCGCCGTCGATGAAACCGTCGCTGTCCGGACCTACGTATGACACGTGGGTGAGCCTAACGGTCGGAGCCGGTGACCGGGGCTCGGACACCGGCTCCCGTCAGATCCCGGGGCCTGTCCGGCGCAGGACGCGGAGGGAGTCCGTGGCCGAGACCTCGGTGAACGCGCCGGATTCCAGAGCTCTGAGGTAGACGCGGTACGGGGCCTGGCCCGTCCACTCGTCGATCTTGACCGGGAACACGTCGTGGATGAGGAGGAGGCCGCCCTCGGCGACGTGCGGTGCCCAGCCCTCGTAGTCGGCCGTGGCGTGCTCGTCGGTGTGGCCGCCGTCGATGAAGACGAGGCCGAGCGGGCCGCCCCAGACGGCGGCGACCTGCGGGGAGCGGCCCACCAGGGCGATGACGTGGTCCTCCAGGCCGGCCGCGTGCAGCGTGCGCCGGAACGTG encodes the following:
- a CDS encoding N-acetylmuramoyl-L-alanine amidase yields the protein MSYVGPDSDGFIDGDGDGPRRPRRFSGGPLTVTLAALVPTALAGWLIWQVAGGPGENEPAKTLPAASQSSTAGADTTSPSPSKSDDGKKGDGSPSATPSKSKAPASSSKPAGSGPLKGKVVVIDPGHNPGNFRHTTEINRLVDIGTNRKECDTTGTSTNAGYTEAQFTLDVSRRLRTLLQQQGATVELTQNGDRSWGPCVDERARIGNKAHADAVISVHADGSAAGNRGFHVILPASVKSGSADTTAIAGPSRDLGERVAGNFLRATGSAPSNYIGGGTGLDVRKDLGGLNLSTRPKVFIECGNMRDAKDAALLTSGAWRQKAAQGMSDGIVSFLRG
- a CDS encoding class I SAM-dependent methyltransferase translates to MSAAPKPEILAAFEAAKGFMPLGEGLALYAAAAEAATLGLPLLEVGTYCGRSTILLADAARQAGVSALTVDHHRGSEEQQPGWDYHDPETVDPVVGRMDTLPTFRRTLHAAGLEDHVIALVGRSPQVAAVWGGPLGLVFIDGGHTDEHATADYEGWAPHVAEGGLLLIHDVFPVKIDEWTGQAPYRVYLRALESGAFTEVSATDSLRVLRRTGPGI